In one window of Skermanella rosea DNA:
- a CDS encoding glutathione S-transferase N-terminal domain-containing protein, giving the protein MKLRYSATSPYVRKVMMVIHELGLADRVELEKTDAWSPETDLPDDNPLGKVPALVVEGGTALFDSPVICEYLDSLASGGEGRLFPPPGAERWAALRFQALADGICDAAILRRLEGNRPEQIRSTDWMERQRRAVARSLDQLEKEAGQLGTRADIGTLAVLAALGYLDFRFGHEDWRQGRPTLSAWFDGASARDSFAATKPPAA; this is encoded by the coding sequence ATGAAGCTGCGCTACAGCGCGACCTCGCCCTATGTGCGCAAGGTCATGATGGTGATTCACGAGCTAGGCCTCGCGGACCGGGTCGAACTCGAGAAGACCGATGCCTGGAGCCCGGAGACCGACCTTCCCGACGACAACCCCCTCGGCAAGGTCCCGGCCCTGGTCGTCGAGGGAGGCACCGCGCTGTTCGACAGCCCGGTCATCTGCGAATACCTGGACAGCCTGGCTTCCGGTGGCGAGGGACGGCTGTTTCCCCCGCCGGGCGCGGAGCGCTGGGCGGCCTTGCGGTTCCAGGCGCTCGCCGACGGCATCTGCGACGCCGCGATCCTGCGGCGGCTGGAAGGCAACCGGCCGGAACAGATCCGCTCGACCGACTGGATGGAGCGCCAGCGCCGGGCGGTGGCCCGCTCCCTCGACCAACTGGAGAAGGAGGCCGGCCAACTCGGCACCCGGGCCGATATCGGGACGCTGGCCGTCCTGGCGGCACTGGGATACCTGGATTTCCGCTTCGGACACGAGGACTGGCGGCAGGGCCGGCCCACCCTCAGCGCCTGGTTCGA
- the gloB gene encoding hydroxyacylglutathione hydrolase, protein MDIQLIPALSDNYVYLFKDPQSDAVGIVDPGEPGPVLAALERTGWRPTHIFNTHHHADHIGGNGVLKQRFGCTIIGPAADRGRIPELDVLVADEDTYHFGSHEVRVFETPGHTSGHVAFWFPDASALFSGDTLFALGCGRLFEGTPAQMWNSLLKLRGLPADTRVYCGHEYTLSNARFAVSIDPDNPALKERAADIAVLRDAGKPTIPTTLGVERATNPFLRADDPGLAAELGLAGADSVEVFTEIRRRKDRF, encoded by the coding sequence ATGGATATCCAACTCATCCCAGCGCTCAGCGACAACTACGTCTACCTTTTCAAGGATCCCCAAAGCGATGCCGTCGGCATCGTCGATCCCGGCGAGCCCGGACCGGTGCTCGCAGCATTGGAAAGAACAGGTTGGCGTCCGACGCACATCTTCAACACCCATCATCACGCCGACCATATCGGCGGGAACGGCGTGTTGAAGCAACGCTTCGGCTGTACCATCATCGGACCCGCCGCCGACCGTGGGCGAATCCCCGAACTCGACGTGCTCGTCGCGGACGAGGATACCTACCATTTCGGCTCCCACGAGGTCCGCGTCTTCGAGACGCCGGGCCACACCAGCGGCCATGTGGCCTTCTGGTTTCCCGACGCCTCGGCCCTGTTCAGCGGCGACACGCTGTTCGCGCTGGGATGCGGCCGGCTGTTCGAAGGGACGCCGGCCCAGATGTGGAACTCGCTGCTGAAGCTGCGCGGCCTGCCGGCGGACACGCGGGTCTATTGCGGCCATGAATACACGCTGTCCAACGCCCGCTTCGCGGTCAGCATCGATCCGGACAATCCAGCCCTGAAGGAGCGGGCCGCCGACATCGCGGTGCTGCGCGACGCCGGCAAGCCGACCATACCGACGACGCTGGGCGTTGAGCGGGCGACCAACCCGTTCCTGCGTGCCGACGATCCCGGCCTAGCCGCCGAACTCGGCCTCGCGGGCGCCGATTCGGTCGAGGTCTTCACCGAGATTCGCCGCCGCAAGGATCGTTTCTGA